One window of Alkaliphilus metalliredigens QYMF genomic DNA carries:
- a CDS encoding lipase family alpha/beta hydrolase, whose product MRKNPKPPMIFLPGLMGSMGRDMIPGTGDWSFGVARWIYKPLIDGLEQRGYVLNEDLFICYYDWRKESHEIVDRYLKPMLRKAKEKCPGQSIDILCHSRGGIVARSYIQSGEYDYDIGNLVMIGTPNAGAIDAYYFWSTGEMLNDPNQKDNLYDMIKRGYMWILRKLLNIPWGIENIHEIHQSFPAIQEMLPALDYGDILYYRNGFGDLKHIPRPWIRYHNFKLDEMNQAIALRHLRNRVEGIHVIVGTNVETNECLLVDGKKFIYENQEVIVDHTVTYKGDGTVTKNSAQLPPFDYYEIEKNHHQMVGASLEILQEIYGLDIIDSIEEDEVCETLHFIFHYHHRLKIEKNGKLLLVYQDKKVNTEYEYISEEFGERYVWIALKNIPGGIYTGEMITKDTDLEKLDFIIIGNGVEEELKGREILRQDRASVQVTFTFEVTN is encoded by the coding sequence ATGAGGAAAAATCCTAAACCACCAATGATTTTTCTGCCAGGGTTAATGGGGTCAATGGGAAGAGATATGATCCCGGGAACAGGGGACTGGAGCTTCGGAGTGGCTCGATGGATTTATAAACCACTCATTGATGGACTAGAGCAAAGAGGATATGTTTTAAATGAAGATTTGTTTATTTGCTATTATGACTGGAGAAAGGAATCCCATGAGATTGTTGACAGGTATTTAAAGCCAATGCTAAGGAAAGCAAAAGAAAAGTGTCCAGGGCAATCAATTGATATACTCTGCCACAGTAGGGGAGGAATCGTGGCCAGGAGCTATATACAAAGCGGAGAGTATGACTATGACATTGGGAATTTAGTCATGATTGGAACACCCAACGCCGGTGCCATTGATGCCTATTATTTTTGGTCAACGGGAGAAATGTTAAATGATCCTAATCAAAAAGATAATCTCTATGACATGATAAAAAGAGGATATATGTGGATTCTAAGAAAATTATTGAATATTCCCTGGGGAATAGAAAACATCCATGAAATCCATCAATCATTTCCCGCTATACAAGAGATGCTTCCTGCATTGGACTATGGAGACATCTTATATTATAGGAATGGATTTGGGGATTTGAAGCATATCCCAAGACCCTGGATTCGGTATCATAATTTTAAACTTGATGAAATGAATCAAGCCATCGCCCTGCGACATCTAAGAAATCGAGTGGAAGGGATCCATGTGATTGTAGGAACCAATGTAGAAACAAATGAATGTTTATTAGTTGATGGTAAAAAATTCATCTATGAGAATCAAGAGGTCATTGTTGATCATACTGTCACCTATAAAGGAGATGGGACTGTAACAAAAAACAGTGCCCAGTTACCCCCTTTCGATTACTATGAAATAGAAAAGAACCATCATCAAATGGTGGGAGCCTCCCTAGAGATATTGCAAGAGATTTATGGGTTAGACATAATTGATAGTATAGAGGAGGATGAGGTTTGCGAAACATTACATTTTATTTTTCATTACCATCATCGCTTAAAGATTGAAAAGAATGGCAAGCTACTTTTAGTCTATCAAGATAAAAAAGTGAACACTGAGTATGAATACATTTCAGAAGAGTTCGGAGAACGATATGTCTGGATAGCTCTAAAAAATATACCAGGGGGTATTTATACAGGTGAAATGATCACAAAGGATACTGATTTAGAGAAATTAGATTTTATCATTATAGGGAATGGTGTGGAAGAGGAATTGAAAGGAAGAGAGATCTTGAGACAGGACCGTGCTTCTGTGCAGGTGACATTTACATTTGAAGTCACTAACTAG
- a CDS encoding DUF2225 domain-containing protein, producing MVDNAIFYDKTIKCPVCDTQFETKRVRTRKLKALKRHDDFFVSYEGVNPFYYHVWICPQCGYSATESGYEEKLTKAQRDFLYAQIATKWKQRDFGKVRTFEEAQESYKLALIVGQLLKKPKAYIGGLCLSLAWLHREQNSSKEKDFLQFALNCYSEAYETEPLPLGNLDEISVSYLLGELNRRLGYYPEAIRWYAKTLEHPDIKNKRMIQLKSRTQWQLAKEEYDLNKRG from the coding sequence ATGGTGGATAATGCAATTTTCTATGACAAAACAATAAAATGCCCAGTTTGCGACACACAGTTTGAGACAAAACGTGTACGGACGAGAAAATTAAAGGCACTAAAAAGACATGATGATTTTTTTGTTTCCTACGAAGGGGTCAATCCTTTTTACTATCATGTTTGGATTTGTCCCCAATGTGGATACAGCGCTACAGAGAGTGGCTACGAAGAAAAGTTGACAAAGGCCCAGAGAGATTTTTTATATGCTCAGATAGCGACAAAATGGAAACAACGGGACTTTGGAAAGGTGAGAACATTTGAAGAGGCCCAGGAAAGCTATAAGCTAGCATTGATAGTAGGACAACTACTTAAAAAGCCTAAGGCTTATATTGGTGGGCTTTGTTTAAGCTTAGCTTGGCTCCATCGAGAACAAAACAGTTCAAAGGAGAAAGATTTTTTACAGTTTGCCTTAAATTGTTACAGTGAAGCCTATGAGACGGAGCCGCTTCCCTTGGGAAATTTAGATGAAATTTCGGTATCATACTTATTAGGAGAGTTAAATAGACGACTGGGTTATTATCCTGAGGCCATTCGATGGTATGCTAAAACATTAGAGCATCCTGATATCAAAAATAAAAGAATGATTCAGCTTAAATCAAGAACCCAATGGCAATTGGCCAAGGAAGAATATGATCTAAATAAGAGAGGATAG
- a CDS encoding VanW family protein, whose product MKTNFEGIDKRKAFLWGAGLILIVIVIGLIAMLALSFNSGKIHPHIYIEEVDVGGLSKEEALAKIQKIYDKGVSENQLQLHFESQEWKRSYQELGYTYLYEEAVAEAYGVGRSGSIIEQLKQIMRTRKTAPVIRLRGKHQGEKVAILIGEIRSEVDKEPINAKIKREEGTFVITEEEVGVQVDQVLLRTRIREALASSYSGILPVPVKHVLASVTREDLKVIEVTIGEFATNFNAQQEGRTKNIEIGSSSIDGTLIMPGEIFSFNEKTGPRSVEEGYQEAPVILAGRLVPGVGGGICQVSTTLYNAVIRGDLEIVNRQNHSLPVSYVPLGHDATVAYGYLDFEFKNSTEHPIYIESTVLGNRLEVRIFGKNVPPYQVRLASEIVERISPTREVKQDPNLLVGERKVQQEGKQGYRVKTDKVYYEGNQEIRREQISTDYYPPVKTIIAEGTKPRPQRSEANQEDIEESRELKEAEEIPEDSEVSEE is encoded by the coding sequence GTGAAGACTAATTTTGAGGGCATAGATAAAAGAAAAGCTTTTCTATGGGGGGCTGGACTGATATTAATTGTTATTGTCATTGGCCTTATTGCCATGCTGGCATTGTCTTTCAACAGTGGAAAAATACACCCTCACATCTATATTGAAGAGGTGGATGTGGGGGGATTATCTAAAGAAGAAGCATTAGCTAAGATTCAAAAGATATATGATAAAGGGGTCAGTGAAAATCAATTACAATTGCATTTTGAATCTCAAGAATGGAAACGCTCATACCAGGAATTGGGCTATACCTATTTGTATGAAGAAGCCGTAGCAGAAGCTTATGGGGTAGGAAGAAGTGGTAGTATAATAGAACAATTGAAACAGATCATGAGAACAAGAAAAACTGCACCGGTGATTAGATTAAGAGGAAAACATCAGGGGGAGAAGGTTGCGATCTTAATAGGTGAGATCAGATCTGAGGTGGACAAAGAACCCATTAATGCAAAAATTAAACGAGAAGAGGGTACATTTGTGATTACAGAGGAAGAGGTAGGAGTCCAAGTAGATCAAGTGCTACTTAGAACTAGGATTAGGGAGGCATTAGCAAGCTCCTATAGTGGCATCCTTCCTGTTCCTGTAAAGCATGTGTTAGCTTCTGTGACAAGAGAAGATCTAAAGGTCATTGAAGTTACCATAGGTGAATTTGCCACTAATTTTAATGCTCAACAGGAGGGGCGGACAAAAAATATTGAGATTGGGTCCAGTAGTATCGATGGCACTTTGATTATGCCGGGAGAAATCTTTTCATTCAATGAAAAAACAGGACCAAGAAGCGTGGAAGAAGGATATCAGGAGGCACCAGTGATCCTGGCTGGTCGATTGGTACCAGGGGTAGGTGGCGGGATCTGTCAGGTTTCAACTACCCTATATAATGCTGTGATCCGAGGAGACTTAGAAATTGTCAATAGACAAAATCATTCATTGCCAGTGAGCTATGTTCCATTGGGCCATGATGCCACAGTGGCCTACGGGTATCTAGATTTTGAATTTAAAAATTCAACAGAACACCCCATCTATATTGAAAGCACAGTACTAGGAAATCGTCTTGAGGTGCGAATATTCGGAAAAAATGTGCCCCCCTATCAAGTGAGATTAGCATCTGAAATAGTAGAACGGATTAGTCCAACTAGAGAAGTGAAGCAGGACCCAAACCTTTTGGTGGGGGAAAGGAAGGTCCAGCAGGAGGGAAAACAGGGGTATCGGGTTAAGACTGACAAAGTTTACTACGAAGGAAACCAAGAAATAAGGAGAGAACAAATCTCAACAGATTATTATCCGCCTGTGAAAACAATTATAGCTGAAGGAACAAAACCTCGGCCCCAAAGAAGTGAAGCAAATCAAGAAGATATAGAAGAGTCGAGGGAATTAAAGGAAGCTGAAGAAATACCAGAGGACAGTGAGGTAAGTGAAGAATAA
- a CDS encoding cell division protein FtsA yields MVNDKLERGSLVFALDIGTRSIIGVLGQMKDERLVIKHTAMTFHKKRAMMDGQIHDIEAVAQGVQQVKQELEEKAQVSLREVAIAAAGRSLKTTGIRVDLKVDPNQSIDQHMVESLEIEGLQKAQKALEAEMGMDSDYFCVGHTVMYYYLNDGMIGNLVGHRGNQIGADLIATFLPRIVVDSLYTVMTKVGLEVDYITLEPIAAIEVAVPQNARLLNIALVDIGAGTSDIAITRDGTVVAYSMTSTAGDEITEAIAKVYLLDFDEAERLKCNLCREGIQRFRDIVGMSYELKTEEILNEIKESIELVAHEISAHLLQQNSKAPSAIFLIGGGSQIPGIPQMIAKKLEMATARVVVRGIDTIQSLDWKEDFLTGPEGITPVGILAKAINNRKEDFIEIQINQQRMKLFQTKNLKISDVLVLAAFNPRDLIAKRGESIEINVEGKKQIIYGEYGESAKIFINEQSGSLDSRIKDGDQIKVISAEPGKNARCTLNDLCKEIVVDTTKNHMLVNGEKVSLSTLLKTGDEIRFKKRDTGHTQSHLEQERQQAQTSGQQQQQKQDKDQEQNKKGLTGVKVYCNEEPVILPQREKGYIFVDVFDFIDFDRTEVKGKLILKHNGMIANYMAPLQEGDQVAVYWEK; encoded by the coding sequence ATGGTAAATGATAAGCTAGAGAGAGGATCACTTGTTTTTGCCCTAGATATAGGGACTAGAAGTATTATAGGAGTATTGGGTCAAATGAAAGATGAAAGGCTGGTCATTAAGCATACAGCCATGACATTTCATAAGAAGCGTGCCATGATGGATGGTCAAATCCATGACATTGAAGCAGTGGCCCAGGGGGTTCAACAGGTAAAACAGGAGCTAGAAGAAAAGGCCCAGGTTTCCCTCCGGGAAGTAGCCATTGCAGCAGCGGGGAGGTCCTTGAAAACAACGGGCATTCGTGTGGATCTAAAGGTTGATCCTAACCAAAGCATTGATCAACACATGGTAGAGAGCTTAGAGATAGAAGGTCTTCAAAAAGCACAAAAAGCATTGGAAGCGGAAATGGGTATGGATTCGGATTATTTTTGTGTAGGACACACTGTGATGTACTATTACTTAAATGATGGGATGATTGGAAATCTTGTAGGACATCGAGGAAATCAGATCGGTGCAGATCTGATTGCAACCTTTCTTCCGCGGATCGTTGTGGACAGCCTCTACACAGTCATGACCAAGGTTGGATTAGAGGTTGATTACATAACCCTAGAGCCTATCGCAGCCATTGAAGTGGCTGTGCCTCAAAATGCTAGGCTTTTAAATATTGCCCTAGTGGACATTGGAGCAGGAACATCGGATATTGCCATTACAAGGGATGGCACTGTTGTGGCCTATTCCATGACATCTACTGCAGGAGATGAAATTACAGAGGCAATTGCCAAGGTGTATCTATTGGATTTTGACGAGGCGGAGCGGTTGAAATGCAATCTATGTCGTGAGGGAATACAGCGATTTAGAGACATTGTTGGGATGTCCTATGAATTAAAGACAGAAGAAATTTTAAATGAGATTAAAGAATCAATTGAATTGGTAGCCCATGAGATATCAGCTCATCTACTACAGCAAAATAGCAAGGCACCAAGTGCCATTTTTCTGATTGGTGGAGGAAGTCAAATTCCCGGTATCCCTCAAATGATTGCTAAAAAATTAGAAATGGCAACAGCAAGGGTGGTTGTTAGAGGAATTGATACGATTCAATCATTAGATTGGAAGGAAGACTTTTTAACAGGGCCTGAAGGGATTACTCCCGTAGGGATATTGGCCAAGGCCATTAATAATCGAAAAGAAGATTTTATTGAGATCCAAATCAACCAACAGCGGATGAAACTGTTTCAAACGAAAAATCTAAAGATCTCAGATGTCCTAGTGCTTGCAGCTTTTAATCCGAGAGATTTGATTGCAAAACGAGGCGAATCCATAGAAATTAATGTGGAAGGCAAAAAACAAATCATATATGGCGAATACGGTGAGTCAGCTAAAATATTTATTAATGAGCAAAGTGGGAGTCTAGATAGTCGTATTAAAGACGGGGATCAGATTAAAGTGATTTCTGCTGAACCCGGTAAAAATGCCCGTTGCACCTTGAATGATTTGTGTAAAGAAATAGTGGTTGATACGACAAAAAATCATATGTTGGTTAATGGTGAGAAAGTTAGTTTAAGCACATTACTTAAGACCGGAGATGAAATACGCTTTAAAAAAAGAGACACAGGTCACACCCAGTCTCATTTGGAACAAGAGAGACAACAAGCGCAAACCTCTGGACAACAACAACAACAAAAACAAGATAAAGATCAAGAACAAAATAAGAAAGGATTGACTGGGGTGAAGGTCTACTGCAATGAAGAACCAGTGATACTTCCCCAAAGAGAAAAAGGATATATTTTTGTAGATGTTTTTGACTTTATTGACTTTGATCGTACGGAGGTAAAGGGAAAACTAATTCTTAAACATAATGGAATGATTGCAAATTATATGGCTCCCCTACAGGAAGGAGATCAAGTCGCAGTATATTGGGAAAAATGA
- the nth gene encoding endonuclease III, producing the protein MRKIRLNKEERTAVLAELKNMYPNAESELNFRNPFELLISTILAAQCTDKRVNQVTKPLFEKYPTPERILTLTEVELGQWIKSCGFYNMKSKNILATCHLLMEKHGGEVPEEREALMALPGVGRKTANVVISNVFGQDAIAVDTHVFRVSNRLGLAHSDNVDDTEQDLMKSIPKSMWSDAHHWIILHGRRICKARRPLCEECPLTTYCLHYKKMST; encoded by the coding sequence ATGAGAAAAATACGATTAAATAAAGAAGAAAGAACAGCGGTACTGGCAGAGCTTAAGAATATGTACCCCAATGCAGAGAGCGAATTGAACTTTAGAAATCCTTTTGAACTATTGATTTCTACCATCTTAGCAGCGCAATGTACAGACAAGAGAGTCAATCAAGTCACCAAGCCATTGTTTGAAAAGTATCCAACACCAGAGCGTATCTTAACCTTGACGGAAGTGGAGCTAGGGCAATGGATCAAAAGCTGTGGCTTTTATAACATGAAGAGTAAAAATATTTTAGCTACCTGTCATCTATTGATGGAGAAACACGGGGGAGAGGTTCCTGAGGAACGTGAAGCCTTGATGGCATTACCTGGGGTAGGACGGAAGACTGCCAATGTGGTAATTAGCAATGTATTCGGCCAGGATGCCATCGCTGTGGATACCCATGTGTTTAGAGTTTCCAATAGACTAGGATTGGCACATTCGGATAATGTTGACGATACTGAGCAAGACCTCATGAAAAGTATCCCAAAAAGCATGTGGTCTGACGCACATCATTGGATCATTCTTCATGGGCGGCGAATCTGCAAAGCCAGACGTCCTCTTTGTGAAGAATGTCCCTTGACAACCTATTGTCTACATTATAAAAAGATGTCTACATAG
- a CDS encoding DUF503 domain-containing protein — protein sequence MVGVCFMTVMMYEPNSLKEKRHILKSIIERIKSRFNVSIAEVGQQDKWQIAEIGFSCVSNSRRHADEMINEVIKFIERDGRVDITQCEVEIS from the coding sequence ATGGTAGGCGTATGTTTTATGACAGTAATGATGTATGAACCCAATTCTCTAAAAGAAAAACGTCATATTCTGAAAAGCATCATTGAACGAATCAAGTCAAGGTTTAATGTATCAATTGCTGAGGTGGGTCAGCAGGATAAATGGCAGATAGCAGAAATTGGATTTTCATGCGTCAGTAATAGTCGGAGACATGCCGATGAAATGATTAATGAAGTCATTAAATTCATTGAACGAGATGGTCGAGTAGACATTACCCAATGTGAGGTGGAAATTTCTTAG
- a CDS encoding efflux RND transporter permease subunit: MRVSKWAVNRYISVLMVIAGLLLLGGVSLSRLPMDLLPHISIPVAVVSTQYPGAGPLEIEGLVTRPVEEAVATVHNVKNMSSSSSEGNSIVIIEFNQGTDMDFATLQMREKIDLIKGFLPDEVTDPMVLRIDPNALPIMVLGLSGTEDLSELQSIVESQIKPKFERLEGVASVSVTGGYEEVVEIEVDPNVLTSYGITMEQIATIIRAENINLPGGEIQQGGQNILLRTIGAFENIGEIENLPILLPTGIRVYLKDISQVQLTTKDIKHIAKVNGEPSIRITIQKQPVANTVQVANRINQTIQVLEEEIKGIQIVSVIDQSRFITRSIGNVGRTAAFGGVLAVCILYLFLGNVRTTLVIALSIPISIVTTFALMYFSGMTLNLLSLGGFALGVGMLVDNGIVVLENIYRFREEGNDPEQSAILGTEEVAMAVTASTLTTLAVFLPIVFVEGMTAQVFREMALTVTFSLLASLGVSLTLVPMLASKLMKKNRVNGKRTPQQVLGIFHRFFKYINEKYGKILSWSLSHRKTILFVTFLIFTVAILLASSMGAEYFPSLDEGTFSVNIRLPQSATLQETEAVMDEVEGVLTEYEEIEVLFTNVGGGDVMSTTSTGSPNRGSIDGRLVAARQRSMTSLELVDEIRTRLANIAGAEISVSADSFMLGAGFGGAAVDVSIKGDDLETLESISRDFIEIIKGVEGTREVSSNFTQAREQIEVHIDRETASFYGVQSVQVAMALRNTLTGITATRARIEGKEVDVLIRGENYLRESTENIMQLQMPTLMGSQVPIDQLAEIRRGQGPNVIRRMDQVRNISVRAALFNRNLSSVVADIEEKIKDYSLPAGYSYEFKGENEQLEEAIDNLTLAVILAIMLVYMILAAQFQSFLHPFTIMMSVPLAFSGGIIALFLAGISINVPGGIGAIVLAGIVVNNGIVLIDYINTLRDHGTHQRNDSIIIAGKTRLRPIMMTTLTTVLGLLPLAIGFGEGAEVQQPIAVVVIGGLSLATLLTLVVIPVMYSVLDDIAIKVRKER; this comes from the coding sequence TCAAAGTGGGCTGTCAATCGCTACATATCTGTTTTGATGGTCATCGCTGGGTTACTTCTTCTGGGTGGGGTATCCCTATCGAGACTCCCTATGGATTTACTGCCTCACATTAGTATACCCGTTGCTGTTGTTTCAACACAATACCCAGGGGCCGGTCCATTAGAAATAGAAGGTCTTGTGACACGACCGGTTGAAGAAGCGGTAGCCACTGTTCATAATGTAAAGAATATGTCATCGTCTTCATCGGAGGGGAACTCTATTGTTATCATCGAGTTTAACCAAGGAACAGATATGGATTTTGCTACATTACAAATGAGGGAAAAAATTGATTTAATCAAGGGTTTTTTACCAGACGAAGTGACGGATCCAATGGTATTGAGGATTGACCCCAATGCATTGCCCATCATGGTACTGGGATTGAGTGGAACTGAGGATTTAAGCGAGTTGCAATCCATTGTTGAATCCCAAATCAAGCCAAAGTTTGAGCGTCTAGAAGGCGTGGCTTCTGTCAGTGTGACAGGTGGGTATGAAGAAGTAGTTGAGATCGAAGTAGACCCCAATGTATTGACTTCTTATGGAATCACCATGGAGCAGATTGCCACAATAATTCGGGCAGAAAACATTAATTTACCCGGTGGCGAGATTCAACAAGGTGGACAGAATATACTTCTTCGAACAATAGGAGCCTTTGAAAATATAGGGGAAATTGAAAACCTACCCATTCTTTTACCAACAGGGATCAGGGTTTATCTAAAAGACATCTCCCAGGTCCAATTGACCACAAAGGACATCAAACATATTGCAAAGGTCAATGGGGAACCAAGTATCCGTATCACCATCCAAAAACAGCCCGTAGCCAATACGGTGCAGGTGGCCAATCGAATCAACCAGACAATTCAAGTACTTGAAGAAGAAATAAAGGGTATTCAAATCGTATCGGTCATCGACCAATCAAGATTTATTACAAGATCCATTGGTAATGTGGGGAGGACCGCGGCCTTTGGAGGGGTATTAGCAGTTTGTATCCTCTATTTATTTCTAGGAAATGTAAGAACAACCCTTGTCATTGCCTTATCTATTCCCATCTCAATCGTCACCACCTTCGCCTTGATGTATTTTTCAGGTATGACGTTAAACCTACTTTCTTTAGGTGGATTTGCATTGGGAGTGGGAATGCTTGTGGACAATGGTATTGTTGTTTTGGAAAATATTTATCGGTTCCGAGAGGAGGGAAATGACCCAGAACAATCGGCTATCCTGGGAACTGAAGAGGTGGCAATGGCGGTAACAGCCTCTACTCTGACAACACTGGCAGTTTTTCTGCCTATTGTTTTTGTTGAAGGAATGACTGCACAGGTTTTTAGAGAGATGGCATTAACGGTGACATTTTCATTATTGGCGTCACTAGGTGTTTCCCTAACATTGGTTCCGATGCTGGCATCTAAGCTAATGAAAAAAAACAGAGTGAATGGAAAAAGGACACCTCAGCAGGTTTTAGGGATATTTCATCGTTTCTTTAAATATATTAATGAAAAATATGGGAAAATCTTAAGCTGGAGTTTAAGTCATAGAAAAACAATACTATTTGTCACATTTCTTATTTTTACAGTGGCGATTCTATTGGCCTCAAGCATGGGAGCAGAATACTTTCCATCATTAGATGAAGGTACATTTTCTGTAAATATCCGATTGCCTCAAAGTGCTACGCTACAGGAAACAGAAGCCGTCATGGATGAAGTAGAAGGGGTTTTGACGGAGTATGAAGAAATAGAAGTATTATTTACCAATGTGGGAGGTGGAGATGTCATGTCTACTACCTCTACTGGAAGTCCTAACCGTGGAAGTATCGATGGACGTTTGGTAGCAGCCCGACAAAGGAGTATGACATCCTTAGAGCTAGTAGATGAAATACGGACCCGATTGGCAAATATAGCAGGGGCTGAGATTTCAGTTTCAGCGGATTCATTTATGTTGGGAGCAGGCTTTGGGGGCGCAGCAGTGGATGTCTCCATCAAGGGTGATGATCTTGAAACATTAGAATCAATCTCTAGGGATTTTATTGAAATCATTAAGGGCGTTGAAGGGACTCGGGAGGTCTCATCGAACTTCACACAGGCTCGTGAACAAATTGAAGTTCATATTGACCGAGAAACAGCTTCTTTTTATGGAGTACAAAGTGTTCAGGTGGCAATGGCCCTTAGAAACACATTGACAGGAATCACTGCTACTAGGGCAAGGATTGAAGGTAAAGAGGTAGATGTGTTAATTCGAGGAGAAAACTACCTGAGAGAAAGTACTGAAAATATCATGCAGTTACAAATGCCTACCCTCATGGGAAGCCAAGTGCCAATCGATCAACTGGCTGAAATTCGAAGGGGACAGGGACCAAATGTCATTAGAAGAATGGATCAAGTGAGAAATATTAGCGTTCGTGCTGCTCTCTTTAATCGGAATTTAAGCAGTGTTGTGGCGGATATTGAGGAGAAAATAAAGGATTATTCATTGCCAGCTGGATACAGTTATGAATTTAAAGGAGAAAATGAGCAGTTAGAGGAAGCCATCGACAATTTGACACTTGCTGTTATTTTAGCAATAATGTTGGTATATATGATATTAGCAGCACAATTTCAATCATTTTTGCATCCTTTTACGATTATGATGTCTGTCCCTCTGGCTTTTTCTGGTGGTATTATTGCACTATTTCTAGCTGGGATTTCAATTAATGTGCCTGGCGGAATCGGTGCAATTGTGTTGGCAGGTATTGTTGTCAATAATGGTATTGTTTTAATAGACTATATCAATACCTTGAGGGACCATGGAACTCACCAGAGGAATGATTCGATTATCATAGCAGGAAAAACCAGACTCAGACCCATTATGATGACAACATTGACAACTGTATTAGGATTGTTACCCCTGGCCATCGGCTTTGGTGAAGGGGCGGAAGTACAACAGCCCATAGCTGTGGTTGTGATTGGTGGATTAAGCTTAGCAACCCTCCTCACTTTGGTTGTGATCCCAGTAATGTACTCTGTATTGGATGATATAGCAATAAAAGTTAGAAAAGAGCGTTGA